The window CGCCGCGCTCGTCGGAGAGCTTCGCGGCGCGCTCCAACAGGCGCGAGTGAAGATAAAAGACGTCGCCGGGGAAGGCCTCGCGGCCGGGCGGACGGCGCAGCAGGAGGCTGAGCTGGCGATAGGCCACCGCGTGCTTGGAGAGATCGTCGTAGACGATCAGGGCGTGCTTGCCGTTGTCGCGGAAGTACTCGCCGATGGTGACGCCGCTGTAGGGCGCCAGGAACTGCAGCGGGGCCGGGTCGGAGGCGTTGGCCGCGACGACGATGGTGTAGTCCATCGCGCCGAACTGCTTGAGCTTCTCGACGACCTGGGCGACGGTCGACTGCTTCTGGCCGATGGCGACGTAGATGCAGTAAACACCCTTCCCCTTCTGGTTGATGATGGTGTCGATCGCGACGGCGGTCTTGCCGGTCTGGCGGTCGCCGATGATCAGCTCGCGCTGGCCGCGGCCGATGGGGATCATCGCGTCGATGGCCTTGATGCCGGTCTGGAGCGGCTCGTGGACGCTCTGCCGGGCGACGATGCCGGGGGCCTTGATCTCGATCTGGCGGCGCAGGTCGGAGCGGATGGGGCCGAGGCCGTCGATCGGTTGAGCCAAGGCGTTGACCACGCGGCCGACCAGGGCGTCGCCGACCGGGACATCCGCGATGCGGCCGGTGCGCTTCACGGTGTCGCCCTCGCGGATCTCGGCGTCGTGGCCCATGATGGCCGCGCCGACGTTGTCCTCCTCGAGGTTGAGCGCCAGTCCGAAGATGTTGTTGGGAAACTCGAGCAGCTCGCCCGCCATGACCCGGGAGAGGCCGTAGACGCGGGCGATGCCGTCCGCGATGGAGAGCACCGTCCCGACTTCGTCCATCTCGACCA of the Deltaproteobacteria bacterium PRO3 genome contains:
- a CDS encoding F0F1 ATP synthase subunit alpha, giving the protein MQIRPEEISDIIRQQIQDYDRVVEMDEVGTVLSIADGIARVYGLSRVMAGELLEFPNNIFGLALNLEEDNVGAAIMGHDAEIREGDTVKRTGRIADVPVGDALVGRVVNALAQPIDGLGPIRSDLRRQIEIKAPGIVARQSVHEPLQTGIKAIDAMIPIGRGQRELIIGDRQTGKTAVAIDTIINQKGKGVYCIYVAIGQKQSTVAQVVEKLKQFGAMDYTIVVAANASDPAPLQFLAPYSGVTIGEYFRDNGKHALIVYDDLSKHAVAYRQLSLLLRRPPGREAFPGDVFYLHSRLLERAAKLSDERGGGSLTALPIIETQAGDVSAYIPTNVISITDGQIFLESDLFYSGIRPAVNVGISVSRVGGNAQIKAMKQVAGTLRLELAQYRELAAFAQFGSDLDKATQRQLSRGERLVEVLKQGQYVPMPVEKQIVEIYAALNGYLDDLPVAKVRKFLEEFQLFLDSKYPSILTDISTKKKLDDDLTAKLKKALEEMKSSFQG